The following proteins are encoded in a genomic region of Pseudodesulfovibrio mercurii:
- a CDS encoding YcaO-like family protein, with amino-acid sequence MRYKLQMMNTDFGVGMFAALPDMNLSHNEMMDHLRAHPFDDHIHEFVLQGFKEFRPRKLEKMIQEAMADNGKSDPAGLAVMYEACICHQRLNRLLPLFDGVDPRDLLPFTPAIHIRSHLLADQPLHREWARIFGRNIFTLAPLPEPADAPEPLFAEEDLAAPEPVPAETVRAALDNELPPPLARRPLKETIETALPALGKADAFMGPPMDHKASLSPVARLRHWSVKTRTVNGKLSNSLNGLQTCYGRGLTRERADASYAMEMVERFSSYASFGPKGVLGYARDYPLTFASFDELDVPAVNPADIRLEVPYAGQRLHWMEGHGPEGEPVLVPAQFVFLFCNLDEPSLFSALGSTGLASGNTLFEAKAAALTEVIERDSDATQLHDPARCFRVESDDPEIGPLLDRYREDGIHVWFMDMTTELGVPCYKSVVLGRQGDVNKGGGCSLNGRSALISAMTETAYPYPGPASGPAPEGLPVRRLEELPDLSTGSAEGDVMVLERTLLANGYRPAYADLTRRDLNIPVVRAMVPGLELISDFDQYSRISPRLFRNYLRACA; translated from the coding sequence TCGCCGCCCTGCCGGACATGAACCTGAGCCACAACGAGATGATGGACCATCTCCGGGCGCACCCCTTCGACGATCACATACACGAGTTCGTGCTCCAGGGCTTCAAGGAATTCCGTCCGCGCAAGCTGGAAAAGATGATCCAGGAGGCCATGGCCGACAACGGCAAATCCGACCCGGCGGGCTTGGCGGTCATGTATGAGGCGTGCATCTGCCATCAGCGGCTGAACCGGCTCCTGCCCCTGTTCGACGGCGTGGACCCGCGCGACCTGCTGCCTTTCACCCCGGCCATCCACATCCGTTCGCACCTTCTCGCGGACCAGCCCCTGCACCGGGAGTGGGCGCGCATCTTCGGCCGAAACATCTTCACCCTGGCCCCCCTGCCCGAACCGGCGGACGCGCCCGAACCGCTCTTTGCCGAAGAAGACCTCGCCGCGCCCGAACCGGTCCCCGCCGAGACCGTGCGCGCGGCGCTGGACAACGAGCTGCCCCCGCCCCTGGCGCGCAGGCCGCTCAAGGAGACCATCGAGACCGCCCTGCCCGCCCTGGGCAAGGCCGACGCCTTCATGGGTCCGCCCATGGACCACAAGGCCTCCCTGTCGCCCGTCGCCCGGCTGCGCCACTGGTCCGTGAAGACGCGCACGGTCAACGGAAAGCTGTCCAACTCCCTGAACGGGTTGCAGACCTGCTACGGACGCGGCCTGACCCGCGAGCGGGCGGACGCCTCCTACGCCATGGAGATGGTCGAGCGCTTCTCCTCCTACGCCAGCTTCGGGCCCAAGGGCGTGCTCGGCTACGCCCGCGACTACCCACTGACCTTCGCGTCCTTTGACGAACTCGACGTCCCGGCCGTGAACCCGGCCGACATCCGCCTGGAGGTGCCCTACGCGGGCCAGCGGCTGCACTGGATGGAGGGCCATGGCCCGGAGGGCGAACCCGTGCTGGTCCCGGCCCAGTTCGTGTTCCTGTTCTGCAACCTGGACGAGCCGTCCCTGTTCAGCGCGCTCGGCTCCACCGGCCTGGCCTCGGGCAACACGCTCTTCGAGGCCAAGGCCGCGGCCCTGACCGAGGTCATCGAACGGGATTCGGACGCCACCCAACTCCACGATCCCGCGCGCTGCTTCCGCGTGGAGAGCGACGACCCCGAGATCGGCCCGCTCCTCGACAGGTATCGCGAGGACGGCATCCACGTCTGGTTCATGGACATGACCACCGAGCTGGGCGTGCCGTGCTACAAGTCCGTGGTCCTGGGCAGGCAGGGGGACGTGAACAAGGGCGGCGGCTGTTCGCTGAACGGCCGGTCGGCCCTGATCTCGGCCATGACCGAGACGGCCTACCCCTACCCCGGTCCGGCCAGCGGCCCGGCCCCGGAGGGGCTGCCCGTGCGCCGGCTCGAAGAGTTGCCCGACCTGTCCACCGGCAGCGCCGAGGGCGACGTGATGGTCCTGGAACGGACGCTCCTGGCCAACGGCTACCGGCCCGCCTACGCGGACCTGACCCGCCGGGACCTGAACATCCCGGTGGTCCGGGCCATGGTCCCCGGCCTGGAGCTGATCTCCGACTTCGACCAGTATTCGCGGATCAGCCCGAGGCTGTTCCGGAACTACCTCAGAGCGTGCGCGTGA
- a CDS encoding APC family permease, whose translation MVSKDDKMGLWGAVSIGVGGMVGGGIFAVLGLSVELAKGGTPVAFAVAGLVALITASSYARLSVRYAGPGGTVVFLDRIFGNSMHVGALNVLLWFSYVVMLALYAHAFGSYGAVFFPKGGGWPVLHGLISLAIVVPAVLNLASAKVVGKAETYVVVIKISILLFFLAVGIRGVEPARLATDTWVPMLPLVAGGMIIFVAYEGFELIANTGADIRNPERNLPLAFYISVGFVVLLYVAIAIVVVGNLPLDKIINARDYALAEAARPFLGQTGFTLIAVAALLSTFSAINATLYGSSRLCYTIAKEGELPAQLERQMWGAPAEGLVVTTVLALILANVADLSAISTLGSAGFLSVFAVVNAANFKDEDGWGAGRVLSALGVLTCTGAFAAMVWQSVSTNPATAWVLLALFGGSGVLEVFYRTIGTKGPRKRRRQARVTRTL comes from the coding sequence ATGGTTTCGAAAGACGACAAGATGGGTTTGTGGGGAGCCGTCTCCATCGGGGTGGGCGGCATGGTCGGCGGCGGCATCTTCGCCGTGCTGGGCCTGAGCGTGGAGCTGGCCAAGGGCGGCACGCCCGTGGCCTTTGCCGTGGCCGGGCTGGTGGCCTTGATCACCGCCTCGTCCTATGCCCGGCTGTCCGTGCGCTACGCCGGACCGGGCGGCACCGTGGTCTTCCTGGACCGCATCTTCGGCAACTCCATGCACGTGGGCGCCCTCAACGTTCTGCTGTGGTTTTCCTACGTGGTCATGCTCGCCCTCTACGCCCACGCCTTCGGTTCCTACGGCGCGGTCTTTTTCCCCAAGGGCGGGGGCTGGCCGGTGCTCCACGGGCTCATCTCCCTGGCCATCGTCGTGCCCGCCGTGCTGAACCTGGCCAGCGCCAAGGTGGTGGGCAAGGCCGAGACCTACGTGGTGGTCATCAAGATATCCATCCTGCTCTTCTTCCTGGCCGTGGGGATCAGGGGCGTGGAACCCGCCCGACTGGCCACGGACACCTGGGTGCCCATGCTGCCGCTGGTGGCCGGGGGCATGATCATCTTCGTGGCCTACGAGGGGTTCGAGCTCATCGCCAATACCGGGGCGGACATCCGCAACCCCGAGCGCAACCTGCCGCTGGCCTTCTATATCTCCGTGGGCTTCGTGGTCCTGCTCTACGTGGCCATCGCCATCGTGGTGGTGGGCAACCTGCCGCTCGACAAGATCATCAACGCCCGCGACTACGCCCTGGCCGAGGCCGCCCGGCCGTTCCTGGGCCAGACCGGTTTCACCCTCATCGCCGTGGCCGCGCTGCTGTCCACCTTTTCGGCCATCAACGCCACCCTCTACGGCTCGTCGAGGCTGTGCTACACCATCGCCAAGGAAGGGGAACTTCCCGCTCAGCTCGAGCGGCAGATGTGGGGCGCGCCCGCAGAGGGGCTGGTGGTCACCACCGTGCTCGCCCTGATCCTGGCCAACGTGGCCGACCTCTCGGCCATCTCCACCCTGGGCAGCGCGGGCTTCCTGTCGGTCTTCGCCGTGGTCAACGCGGCCAACTTCAAGGACGAGGACGGTTGGGGCGCGGGCCGCGTCCTGTCCGCCCTGGGCGTGCTGACCTGCACCGGTGCCTTCGCGGCCATGGTCTGGCAGAGCGTGAGCACCAACCCGGCCACGGCCTGGGTCCTGCTCGCCCTGTTCGGCGGGTCGGGCGTCCTGGAGGTCTTCTACCGGACCATCGGCACCAAGGGGCCGCGCAAGCGCCGCCGCCAGGCCCGGGTCACGCGCACGCTCTGA
- a CDS encoding amino acid ABC transporter substrate-binding protein, with the protein MKTLSKIFMVIALLAMAGSALAGTLEKVQQNGELVLGVSEGVAGFSAPDSNGKWAGFDVDMGKAVAAAVLKNPDAIKYVPLASKQKIVAVSSGQVDLSRGTTWTMKRDCKQGVDFTVVLFYDGQGLMVKKGLGVTKATELDGASVAVVSGTTSELNVADFARANNIKLETVVFESKKEAFNAYVAGRADAFTTDVSQLASLRAGTTNPDEHIILPEVFSKEPLSPFVRHGDQQWKDLVTWVLFGLIEAEEKGITQANVLEMKAKSTDPVVQRMLGATGDVGALIDLDNDWLVRAIQAVGNYGEMYDRNFGPKSALKIPRGHNNLWTKGGLIYAMPIR; encoded by the coding sequence ATGAAAACGCTCAGCAAGATTTTTATGGTCATCGCCCTGCTTGCCATGGCCGGGAGCGCCCTGGCCGGCACCCTGGAAAAAGTTCAGCAAAACGGGGAGCTCGTCCTCGGCGTCAGTGAAGGCGTCGCGGGCTTCTCCGCCCCCGATTCCAACGGCAAATGGGCCGGTTTCGATGTGGACATGGGCAAGGCAGTGGCCGCCGCCGTGCTCAAGAACCCTGACGCCATCAAGTACGTGCCCCTGGCCTCCAAGCAGAAGATCGTGGCCGTCTCCTCCGGGCAGGTGGACCTGTCCCGAGGCACCACCTGGACCATGAAGCGCGACTGCAAGCAGGGCGTGGACTTCACCGTGGTCCTGTTTTACGACGGCCAGGGCCTGATGGTCAAAAAGGGCCTGGGCGTGACCAAGGCCACCGAGCTTGACGGTGCCTCCGTGGCCGTGGTCTCCGGCACCACCTCCGAGCTGAATGTGGCCGACTTCGCCCGCGCCAACAACATCAAGCTGGAGACCGTGGTCTTCGAATCCAAGAAGGAGGCCTTCAACGCCTACGTCGCGGGCCGCGCGGACGCCTTCACCACCGACGTCAGCCAGCTGGCCTCCCTGCGCGCCGGGACCACCAACCCGGACGAGCACATCATCCTCCCCGAAGTCTTCTCCAAGGAACCCCTGTCTCCCTTCGTCCGCCACGGCGACCAGCAGTGGAAGGACCTCGTCACCTGGGTTCTCTTCGGGCTCATCGAGGCCGAGGAAAAGGGCATCACCCAGGCCAACGTCCTGGAGATGAAGGCCAAGTCCACCGATCCTGTGGTCCAGCGCATGCTCGGGGCCACCGGCGACGTCGGCGCCCTGATCGACCTCGACAACGACTGGCTGGTCCGGGCCATCCAGGCCGTGGGCAACTACGGCGAGATGTACGACCGCAACTTCGGCCCCAAGAGCGCGCTGAAGATCCCCAGGGGCCACAACAACCTGTGGACCAAGGGCGGCCTGATCTACGCCATGCCCATCCGCTAG
- a CDS encoding amino acid ABC transporter permease, with amino-acid sequence MHNSKLREQLPALLTQVLLIGAILYVALQLFHNTQANLEARNIASGFRFLSVEGGLPINDSLLPYTPADTYGRAFLVGIVNTLFVSALSIVLATILGVLVGVARVSTNWLVAKLAAVYVEVLRNIPLLLTLFFCYSTLLAFLPSPRKSLTPFGDIFINNRGVFVPRPILQDGMGWVLLALVAAVAASIFLVRAAKRMRDETGNAPRAGWISLGLVLGLPLAAYYLAGRPLAFDVPVLKGFNFKGGMILRPEFTALLIGLVLYTAAFIGENVRSGIQSVDKGQLEAAKALGLKPGVIMRKVILPQTLRVCIPATTNDYTSLVKNSSLAVAIGYPDMVSIGGTIIGQNDQAIEIIGMWMAVYLTINLAVSLVMNWFNAKVQLVER; translated from the coding sequence TTGCATAATTCCAAGCTGAGAGAACAGTTGCCCGCGCTCCTGACCCAGGTTCTGCTGATCGGGGCCATCCTCTACGTGGCCCTGCAACTCTTCCACAACACCCAGGCCAACCTGGAGGCGCGCAACATCGCCTCGGGCTTCCGCTTCCTGTCCGTGGAGGGCGGGTTGCCCATCAACGACAGCCTCCTGCCCTACACCCCGGCCGATACCTACGGGCGGGCCTTCCTCGTCGGCATCGTGAACACCCTGTTCGTGTCCGCCCTGTCCATCGTGCTGGCCACCATCCTCGGCGTTCTGGTCGGCGTGGCCCGAGTCTCCACCAACTGGCTGGTAGCCAAACTTGCCGCGGTCTACGTGGAGGTGCTGAGGAACATTCCGCTGCTGCTGACCCTGTTCTTCTGCTACTCCACCCTGCTGGCCTTCCTGCCGTCCCCGCGCAAGAGCCTGACGCCGTTCGGCGACATCTTCATCAACAACCGGGGCGTGTTCGTCCCGCGCCCGATCCTCCAGGACGGCATGGGCTGGGTCCTGCTCGCCCTGGTCGCGGCCGTGGCGGCCTCGATCTTCCTGGTGCGCGCGGCCAAGCGGATGCGCGACGAGACGGGCAACGCCCCGCGCGCCGGATGGATTTCCCTCGGCCTGGTCCTCGGCCTGCCCCTGGCCGCATACTACCTCGCGGGCCGACCGCTGGCCTTCGACGTGCCGGTGCTCAAGGGGTTCAATTTCAAGGGGGGCATGATCCTGCGCCCCGAATTCACGGCCCTGCTCATCGGCCTGGTCCTGTACACCGCCGCCTTCATCGGCGAGAACGTGCGCAGCGGCATCCAGTCCGTGGACAAGGGGCAGTTGGAGGCGGCCAAGGCCCTGGGCCTGAAGCCCGGCGTGATCATGCGCAAGGTCATCCTGCCCCAGACCCTGCGCGTCTGCATCCCGGCCACGACCAACGACTACACCAGCCTGGTCAAGAACAGCTCCCTGGCCGTGGCCATCGGCTACCCGGACATGGTCTCCATCGGCGGGACCATCATCGGCCAGAACGACCAGGCCATCGAGATCATCGGCATGTGGATGGCGGTCTACCTGACCATCAACCTGGCCGTGTCCCTGGTCATGAACTGGTTCAACGCCAAGGTGCAGCTGGTGGAACGATGA
- a CDS encoding amino acid ABC transporter permease: protein MSTKVEKFVPAPSSPPPVAATGVILWLRTNLFSGWFNSVLTILAVLLLVKTVPPLIDWAFIRAVWTGGPQVCDGSGACWAFIADKARVMLIGTYPQDLEWRPLVAGILFAGVVAATVSGRCKKRVLTVAWPVLFVAALWLIGGGAGLTEVDQSMWGGLMLSLGLAAVGIILSVPFGILLALGRQSRMVGVSSVCVGLIELIRGVPLITILFMASVMMPLFLPVNLQINNLLRVQVGIILFSSAYIAEVVRGGLQAVPGGQLDAAKALGLSPWMITLFVVLPQALRYVLPALIGRCIALFKDTSLVIIVGLLDFLGMAKAASQDQHWLGHEVEGYVFCAVVYWCICFGMSRYGRSLEKRGPQTNR, encoded by the coding sequence ATGAGCACGAAAGTCGAAAAATTCGTCCCCGCGCCCTCCTCCCCGCCGCCCGTGGCGGCCACGGGCGTGATCCTCTGGCTGCGGACCAATCTCTTTTCCGGCTGGTTCAACTCGGTGCTGACCATCCTGGCCGTGCTGCTCCTGGTCAAGACCGTCCCGCCCCTGATCGACTGGGCGTTCATCCGCGCCGTGTGGACCGGCGGACCGCAGGTCTGCGACGGCTCGGGGGCCTGCTGGGCGTTCATCGCCGACAAGGCCCGGGTCATGCTCATCGGCACCTATCCGCAGGACCTGGAATGGCGCCCCCTGGTCGCGGGCATCCTGTTCGCCGGGGTGGTCGCGGCCACGGTCAGCGGCCGGTGCAAAAAACGCGTGCTGACCGTCGCCTGGCCAGTGCTATTCGTCGCGGCCCTGTGGCTCATCGGCGGCGGCGCGGGCCTGACCGAAGTGGACCAGTCCATGTGGGGCGGGCTGATGCTCTCCCTGGGACTGGCCGCCGTGGGCATCATCCTTTCCGTGCCCTTCGGCATCCTCCTGGCCCTGGGGCGGCAGTCCCGGATGGTCGGCGTCAGCTCGGTCTGCGTCGGCCTCATCGAACTGATCCGAGGCGTGCCGCTCATCACCATCCTGTTCATGGCCTCGGTGATGATGCCCCTGTTCCTGCCCGTCAATCTCCAGATCAACAACCTGCTGCGGGTCCAGGTGGGCATCATCCTGTTCTCATCCGCCTACATCGCCGAGGTGGTGCGCGGCGGCCTGCAGGCCGTGCCGGGCGGCCAGCTCGACGCGGCCAAGGCCCTCGGGCTGTCCCCGTGGATGATCACCCTGTTCGTGGTCCTGCCCCAGGCCCTGCGCTACGTGCTCCCGGCCCTGATCGGGCGCTGCATCGCCCTGTTCAAGGACACCTCGCTGGTCATCATCGTGGGTCTGCTGGACTTCCTCGGCATGGCCAAGGCCGCGTCCCAGGACCAGCACTGGCTCGGCCACGAGGTCGAGGGGTACGTCTTCTGCGCCGTGGTCTACTGGTGCATCTGCTTCGGCATGAGCCGATACGGCCGCAGCCTTGAAAAGCGCGGCCCCCAAACCAACCGATAA
- a CDS encoding amino acid ABC transporter ATP-binding protein, with protein MTANEIIIDVKGLNKWYGDFHVLKDINLEVRRGERIVICGPSGSGKSTLIRCMNRLERHQEGTIVVDGTELTGNLKGLEKIRREVGMVFQNFNLFPHMTVLENLTLAPVWVRKMPRREAEKTAMYYLERVHIAEQSGKYPGQLSGGQQQRVAIARALCMSPNVLLFDEPTSALDPEMIKEVLDVMISLAEENMTMVCVTHEMGFARTVADRIIFMDGGEIVEQNTPEEFFSNPRFDRTRTFLSQILHH; from the coding sequence ATGACTGCCAACGAAATCATCATCGACGTGAAGGGCCTGAACAAATGGTACGGCGACTTCCACGTCCTCAAGGATATCAATCTCGAAGTGCGCCGGGGCGAACGGATCGTCATCTGCGGCCCGTCAGGGTCCGGCAAGTCCACCCTGATCCGCTGCATGAACCGCCTGGAGCGGCACCAGGAAGGGACCATCGTCGTGGACGGCACCGAACTGACCGGCAACCTCAAGGGGCTGGAGAAGATCCGCCGCGAGGTGGGCATGGTCTTCCAGAATTTCAACCTGTTCCCGCACATGACCGTGCTGGAGAACCTGACCCTGGCCCCGGTCTGGGTGCGCAAGATGCCGCGCAGGGAAGCGGAAAAGACCGCCATGTACTACCTGGAGCGGGTGCACATCGCGGAGCAGTCCGGCAAATATCCCGGCCAGCTCTCCGGCGGCCAGCAGCAGCGCGTGGCCATCGCCCGCGCCCTGTGCATGAGCCCGAACGTCCTGCTCTTCGACGAGCCCACCTCCGCCCTGGACCCGGAGATGATCAAGGAGGTCCTCGACGTCATGATCAGCCTGGCCGAGGAGAACATGACCATGGTCTGCGTCACCCACGAAATGGGCTTCGCCCGCACCGTGGCCGACCGCATCATTTTCATGGACGGCGGCGAGATCGTGGAACAGAACACGCCGGAGGAGTTCTTCTCCAACCCGCGCTTTGATCGCACCCGGACCTTCCTGAGCCAGATTCTGCACCATTGA
- a CDS encoding PEP-CTERM sorting domain-containing protein: MKNAYKVTTLLSALALCLFLVTPSYAIVLDFEGLGNLDYINEFYNGGTSSMGYSGTNYGVSFSSNARSIIDSDAGGTGNFGNEPSPSTILFFLDGDAAIMSLSSGFDTGFSFYYSSIDYLGSVDVWSGLDGDGDLLASVQLPTTPQDGGDPNGYYSPFVAFGIAFEGIAHSVSFGGVVNRIGFDDVTFGSVTPGPATVPEPGTFILMGLGLAAFLGIARRRRNA; this comes from the coding sequence GTGAAGAACGCATATAAGGTTACGACACTGTTATCGGCATTGGCCCTGTGCCTGTTTCTCGTGACGCCTTCCTACGCCATTGTTCTCGATTTTGAAGGCTTGGGCAATCTGGACTACATCAACGAGTTCTACAACGGCGGAACCAGCTCCATGGGGTACTCCGGAACGAACTACGGAGTTTCCTTCAGCTCCAACGCCCGGTCGATCATCGATTCCGATGCCGGGGGCACCGGCAATTTCGGCAATGAACCCAGCCCGTCCACCATTCTCTTCTTCCTGGATGGGGATGCGGCCATCATGAGCCTGTCGTCCGGCTTCGATACGGGTTTCTCCTTCTATTATTCCTCGATCGACTACCTCGGCAGCGTGGACGTGTGGAGCGGTCTCGACGGCGACGGTGACCTGCTCGCCTCCGTGCAACTCCCCACCACCCCGCAGGATGGTGGCGATCCCAACGGATACTACAGCCCCTTCGTGGCCTTCGGCATCGCTTTCGAGGGCATCGCCCATTCGGTCAGCTTCGGCGGCGTGGTCAACCGGATCGGTTTTGACGACGTCACCTTCGGTTCCGTCACTCCCGGTCCCGCCACGGTCCCCGAGCCCGGCACCTTCATCCTGATGGGCCTCGGCCTGGCCGCCTTCCTGGGCATCGCCCGCAGGCGCCGCAACGCCTAA
- a CDS encoding SulP family inorganic anion transporter produces MLSNYFSVNLVPALWTTLRRGYSLNKLARDLGAGVTVGIVALPLAMAFAIASGATPEQGLFTSMVAGFIISAFGGSRFQIGGPTGAFVVIVASVIARHGYEGLVVTMILAGILLVLMGVFNFGQFLRFIPYPVITGFTTGIALLIVTTQLKDFFGLGLTAVPSDFLGRITACAEALPTFTGAAVAISLGTLAVMILVRRFIPRLPAHIVGISLATAATWALNLPIETIGSHFGGIPAELPHLQYPAFSLATVRTLLPESLTIALLAGIESLLSAVVADGMTGKRHNPSMELVAQGFANIASALFGGIPATGAIARTATNIRAGAYSPVSGIIHVFTLVAFLMFCSKLLYHIPLASLAAILTFVAWDMSELHRFKRLLRAPKADSLVLLITFSLTVFVDLTVAVQVGVVLAALLFMKRMSEVGSVCELPVEEEGGALPAPDYHGRIASYEVEGPFFFGMAQRFIDTMQFTRTPPEVLIIKLSRVQHIDATAIEALENVIRKAQRLGSTVVLADITEGVHRVLCTMGIKALVGQENVCADYPSAVFRAKCLIGERMCVEPVPASGPARRAPRLTLTRP; encoded by the coding sequence ATGTTATCCAATTATTTCAGCGTGAATCTCGTTCCAGCCCTGTGGACAACCCTCCGCCGTGGCTACTCCCTGAACAAACTGGCCCGGGACCTGGGCGCGGGCGTCACGGTGGGCATCGTGGCCCTGCCGCTGGCCATGGCCTTCGCCATCGCCTCGGGCGCGACCCCGGAGCAGGGGCTGTTCACCTCCATGGTGGCGGGCTTCATCATTTCGGCCTTCGGCGGCTCGCGCTTCCAGATCGGCGGCCCCACCGGGGCGTTCGTGGTCATCGTGGCCAGCGTCATCGCCCGGCACGGCTACGAGGGGCTGGTGGTGACCATGATCCTGGCGGGCATCCTGCTGGTGCTCATGGGCGTCTTCAACTTCGGGCAGTTCCTGCGGTTCATCCCCTATCCGGTCATCACCGGGTTCACCACCGGCATCGCGCTGCTCATCGTCACCACCCAGCTCAAGGACTTCTTCGGCCTCGGGCTGACCGCCGTGCCGTCCGACTTCCTGGGCCGGATCACCGCCTGCGCCGAGGCCCTGCCGACCTTCACCGGCGCGGCCGTGGCCATCAGCCTGGGCACGCTGGCGGTCATGATCCTGGTGCGGAGGTTCATCCCCCGGCTGCCCGCGCACATCGTGGGCATCTCCCTGGCCACGGCGGCCACCTGGGCGCTGAACCTGCCCATCGAGACCATCGGCTCCCATTTCGGGGGCATCCCCGCCGAGCTGCCCCATCTGCAGTATCCCGCGTTCAGCCTGGCGACCGTCCGCACCCTGCTGCCGGAATCCCTGACCATCGCCCTGCTGGCGGGCATCGAATCCCTGCTCAGCGCGGTGGTGGCGGACGGCATGACCGGCAAGCGGCACAACCCCTCCATGGAGCTGGTGGCCCAGGGCTTCGCCAACATCGCCTCGGCGCTGTTCGGCGGCATCCCGGCCACCGGGGCCATCGCCCGCACGGCCACGAACATCCGCGCCGGGGCCTATTCTCCGGTCTCGGGCATCATTCACGTGTTCACCCTGGTGGCCTTCCTGATGTTCTGCTCCAAGCTGCTGTACCACATCCCCCTGGCGAGCCTGGCGGCCATCCTGACCTTCGTGGCCTGGGACATGAGCGAACTGCACCGCTTCAAGCGGCTGTTGCGCGCGCCCAAGGCCGATTCCCTGGTTCTGCTGATCACCTTCTCGCTGACGGTCTTCGTCGATCTGACGGTGGCGGTCCAGGTCGGCGTGGTCCTCGCCGCGCTGCTGTTCATGAAGCGCATGAGCGAGGTGGGCAGTGTCTGCGAGCTCCCGGTGGAGGAGGAGGGGGGCGCGCTCCCGGCCCCGGACTATCACGGCCGCATCGCCAGCTACGAGGTGGAAGGCCCGTTCTTCTTCGGCATGGCCCAGCGGTTCATCGACACCATGCAGTTCACCCGGACTCCGCCCGAGGTGCTGATCATCAAGCTGAGCCGCGTCCAGCATATCGACGCCACGGCCATCGAGGCCCTGGAAAACGTCATCCGCAAGGCCCAGCGGCTGGGCTCGACAGTGGTCCTGGCGGACATCACCGAGGGCGTGCACCGCGTTCTGTGCACCATGGGCATCAAGGCTCTCGTCGGCCAGGAGAACGTCTGCGCGGACTACCCGTCGGCGGTCTTCCGGGCCAAGTGTCTCATCGGGGAACGGATGTGCGTCGAACCGGTCCCGGCGTCCGGACCGGCCCGCCGCGCGCCCCGGCTGACCCTTACCCGCCCGTAA
- a CDS encoding TOBE domain-containing protein: MQEIKPSGRVCPREFFSVSDQVSYLEPSQMCAFEEAFRKWKDGARRMDSVRARTRLWLLFQLVRHTGARLGEILSLDDTEAFHADGPFVSLGREDRVREVPLPEEFYAELAAFQESPMGYGLRGELFRVDPGYFRRICYERGKECGLAKDLVCPKSLRNTRAVEMLRSGVPITIVKEVLGQSSLDLTANFQQFSPGDVQTIVRTAHEAMRKRTSARNSFLGHVVEVTTDQVMAQVVLRTRSDLNICAVITMDSLRNLKIMVGSPVIATVKAPLVNVLHRAGHLTGSARNRLEASILRVTDTPVLSEVLGRLPDGTDVCALISAHSAQDLALQPGDEVEFWFKAMSVVLNTVQL, encoded by the coding sequence ATGCAAGAGATCAAGCCTTCGGGCAGGGTGTGTCCGCGCGAGTTTTTCAGCGTTTCGGACCAGGTCAGCTACCTTGAACCGTCGCAGATGTGCGCCTTCGAGGAAGCCTTCAGAAAATGGAAGGATGGGGCCAGGCGCATGGACAGCGTCCGGGCCAGGACGCGGCTGTGGCTGCTGTTCCAGCTTGTCCGCCATACGGGCGCGCGCCTGGGCGAGATTCTCTCCCTGGACGACACCGAGGCCTTCCACGCCGACGGCCCGTTCGTCAGCCTGGGCCGGGAGGACCGCGTTCGCGAGGTCCCGCTGCCCGAGGAGTTCTACGCCGAGCTGGCCGCCTTCCAGGAGAGCCCCATGGGGTACGGCCTGCGCGGGGAACTCTTCCGGGTGGACCCCGGCTATTTCCGGCGCATCTGCTACGAGCGCGGCAAGGAGTGCGGCCTGGCCAAGGACCTGGTCTGCCCCAAGTCCCTGCGCAACACGAGGGCCGTGGAGATGCTCCGCAGCGGCGTGCCCATCACCATCGTCAAGGAGGTCCTGGGCCAGTCCTCCCTGGACCTGACCGCCAACTTCCAGCAGTTCTCCCCGGGCGACGTGCAGACCATCGTGCGCACGGCCCACGAGGCCATGCGCAAGCGCACCTCGGCCCGAAACTCCTTCCTGGGCCACGTGGTCGAGGTGACCACGGACCAGGTCATGGCCCAGGTGGTCCTTCGGACCCGTTCCGACCTGAATATCTGCGCGGTCATCACCATGGACTCCCTGCGCAACCTCAAGATCATGGTGGGCAGCCCGGTCATCGCCACGGTCAAGGCCCCGCTGGTCAACGTCCTGCACCGGGCGGGACACCTGACCGGCAGCGCCCGCAACCGCCTGGAGGCCTCCATCCTTCGGGTCACCGACACCCCGGTCCTGTCCGAGGTCCTGGGCCGCCTCCCGGACGGCACCGACGTCTGCGCCCTGATCTCGGCTCACAGCGCCCAGGACCTGGCCCTGCAACCCGGCGACGAGGTCGAGTTCTGGTTCAAGGCCATGTCCGTGGTCCTGAACACCGTGCAATTGTAG